One Archangium lipolyticum DNA window includes the following coding sequences:
- a CDS encoding NAD(P)-dependent oxidoreductase, whose protein sequence is MIGSGLMGSALARAFAAVGHEVAVWNRTPGKARAVGGGTVAMENLIEAVSGRELVVVSLSNYAACSEVFSSEGVTPALAGKTLVQLTSGSPADAREALEWAKANGVDYLDAAILAYPGFVATEYATVFYAGSRPVFDRHLETLQAIARNSIYVDERIGSAATLDCAILEAYYGGSLAFLHAAAMCKAEGLDPKTFFSHKNSFLGLLSVTADAAQGMIESNDFSGDQCSLDTHVAAIEHIVRLSRDARINTRFPKELLDNYKRALSAGLGGKELPAVFRTLVQD, encoded by the coding sequence GTGATCGGCAGTGGCCTCATGGGAAGCGCACTGGCGCGTGCCTTCGCGGCGGTTGGTCACGAAGTCGCGGTCTGGAACAGGACTCCAGGCAAGGCAAGAGCCGTCGGCGGTGGCACCGTCGCGATGGAGAACCTGATCGAAGCCGTATCGGGACGAGAGCTCGTCGTCGTCTCCTTGTCCAACTACGCCGCCTGCTCCGAAGTGTTCTCCTCGGAGGGTGTCACTCCGGCGCTTGCCGGCAAGACGCTCGTTCAGCTCACCAGCGGCTCACCCGCGGACGCTCGCGAGGCACTGGAGTGGGCGAAGGCGAACGGCGTGGACTACCTGGACGCCGCGATACTCGCCTACCCGGGTTTCGTCGCCACCGAGTACGCGACGGTCTTCTACGCCGGGTCGCGCCCGGTCTTCGACCGGCACCTCGAAACCCTCCAGGCGATCGCCAGGAATTCGATCTACGTCGACGAGAGGATCGGTTCCGCCGCGACGCTCGACTGCGCGATTCTCGAGGCCTACTACGGGGGCTCCCTGGCCTTCCTCCATGCCGCGGCCATGTGCAAGGCGGAAGGTCTCGACCCGAAGACCTTCTTCTCCCACAAGAACTCCTTCCTCGGTCTGCTCTCCGTCACCGCCGACGCCGCGCAGGGCATGATCGAAAGCAACGACTTCTCTGGCGACCAGTGCAGTCTCGATACCCACGTCGCGGCAATCGAGCACATCGTCCGGTTGAGCAGAGACGCCCGCATCAACACGCGCTTCCCGAAGGAGTTGCTCGACAACTACAAGCGAGCACTCAGCGCGGGATTGGGTGGCAAGGAATTGCCAGCCGTGTTCCGTACCCTCGTGCAGGACTGA